A DNA window from Thiobacillus denitrificans ATCC 25259 contains the following coding sequences:
- a CDS encoding ABC transporter permease: MLWNTLLLALRAIRRNLMRSFLTVLGIVIGVAAVVIMVTLGNGATRSVSDQISSMGSNLLMVRPGQRYGPGAEAAPNFKLADAEAIRNQISAAEAVAPVVSMSVTAVYQVRNWSTVVTGSNNDYFAAGNWEIAAGRSFNDAEERAGKAVCVIGESVREKLFGGQNPVGSDIRIKQFSCEVIGLLKPKGQSAMGSDQDDTIVMPLRTVQRRLAGSQDVNRLSVSVRAGASIDVAKDQLTLLLRERRGIADNEEDDFRVMDTRQIAETLTGTTRVLTMLLGAVAAVSLLVGGIGIMNIMLVSVTERTREIGIRLAIGALEREVLLQFLIEAVVLASLGGLVGIAIATATSIFLAGMMGILYLFDPAINLLSFFFSAAIGVVFGYFPARRAAGLNPIDALRHE, encoded by the coding sequence ATGCTCTGGAACACGCTGCTGCTGGCCCTGCGCGCGATCCGGCGCAACCTGATGCGCTCGTTCCTGACCGTGCTCGGCATCGTGATCGGGGTCGCCGCCGTCGTCATCATGGTGACCCTCGGCAACGGCGCGACGCGTTCGGTATCGGACCAGATTTCGAGCATGGGCAGCAATCTGCTGATGGTTCGGCCGGGGCAGCGCTACGGCCCCGGAGCCGAAGCTGCACCCAATTTCAAGCTCGCCGACGCCGAGGCGATCCGCAACCAGATCTCGGCGGCCGAGGCGGTCGCACCGGTCGTCAGCATGAGCGTGACCGCGGTGTACCAGGTGCGGAACTGGTCGACGGTCGTCACCGGCTCCAACAACGATTATTTCGCCGCGGGAAACTGGGAAATCGCAGCGGGCCGCAGCTTCAACGACGCCGAGGAACGCGCCGGCAAGGCCGTCTGCGTGATCGGCGAGTCGGTGCGCGAAAAGCTTTTCGGCGGGCAGAACCCGGTCGGCAGCGACATCCGCATCAAGCAGTTTTCCTGCGAAGTCATCGGCCTTCTGAAGCCCAAGGGCCAGTCGGCGATGGGCTCGGATCAGGACGACACGATCGTGATGCCGCTGCGCACGGTCCAGCGCCGCCTCGCGGGCAGCCAGGACGTCAATCGCCTGAGCGTCTCGGTCCGCGCCGGTGCGTCGATCGATGTTGCCAAGGACCAACTCACGCTGCTGCTGCGCGAACGGCGCGGCATCGCCGACAACGAGGAGGACGATTTTCGCGTGATGGACACGCGCCAGATCGCCGAAACCCTGACCGGCACGACGCGGGTGCTGACCATGCTGCTCGGCGCCGTCGCCGCGGTGAGTCTGCTCGTCGGCGGCATCGGCATCATGAACATCATGCTCGTGTCGGTCACCGAGCGCACGCGCGAAATCGGCATCCGCCTCGCCATCGGCGCGCTCGAACGCGAAGTCCTGCTGCAATTCCTGATCGAAGCCGTGGTGCTGGCGAGCCTCGGCGGACTCGTCGGCATCGCGATCGCGACGGCCACCTCGATCTTTCTCGCCGGCATGATGGGCATCCTCTACCTGTTCGATCCCGCCATCAACCTGTTGTCGTTTTTCTTTTCGGCCGCGATCGGTGTGGTCTTCGGCTACTTCCCGGCACGGCGTGCCGCGGGCCTCAATCCGATCGACGCCTTGCGCCACGAATAG
- a CDS encoding ABC transporter ATP-binding protein — MNDALIRLAGVTKTYGHGPAAFEALKGIDLTIDAGEFVAIMGPSGSGKSTVMNILGCLDTPTAGSYLFEGVHVERMTRNQRALLRRNYLGFVFQGFNLLARTTALENVELPLIYRGEPAARRHAAARAALAQVGLEGWEHHTPAELSGGQQQRVAIARAIVTAPEVLLADEPTGNLDTQTSKEIMDLISALNRDQAITVLMVTHEPEMAAYARRAIRFVDGRVASDGSGHGDA; from the coding sequence ATGAACGACGCGCTGATCCGGCTTGCCGGCGTCACCAAGACCTACGGCCACGGGCCCGCCGCGTTCGAGGCGCTCAAGGGAATCGATCTGACGATCGACGCCGGGGAGTTCGTCGCGATCATGGGCCCGAGCGGCTCGGGCAAGTCGACCGTGATGAACATCCTCGGCTGCCTCGATACGCCGACCGCGGGCAGCTACCTCTTCGAGGGCGTGCACGTCGAGCGTATGACGCGCAACCAGCGCGCGCTCTTGCGCCGCAACTACCTCGGCTTCGTCTTCCAGGGCTTCAATCTGCTCGCGCGCACGACCGCGCTCGAGAATGTCGAACTGCCGCTGATCTACCGCGGCGAGCCCGCCGCCCGGCGCCACGCCGCAGCCCGCGCCGCGCTTGCCCAGGTCGGCCTCGAGGGCTGGGAGCACCATACGCCGGCCGAACTGTCGGGCGGCCAGCAGCAGCGTGTGGCGATCGCGCGCGCGATCGTCACCGCGCCCGAGGTGTTGCTCGCCGACGAACCCACCGGCAACCTCGACACGCAGACGAGCAAGGAAATCATGGACCTGATCAGCGCGCTCAATCGCGACCAGGCGATCACGGTATTGATGGTGACGCACGAGCCGGAGATGGCAGCGTACGCGCGCCGCGCGATCCGTTTCGTCGACGGCCGTGTGGCCAGCGACGGCAGCGGGCACGGGGACGCCTGA
- a CDS encoding efflux RND transporter periplasmic adaptor subunit codes for MTHPNTAPGERSTAVKALVDARSTPWTRRLIGAALILLVIAVGAWLLLGLDDDEDAARYKTAPVTRGELVVRVSATGNLQPTNQVEVGSELSGIVERVLVDENDRVKRGQVLARLDVSKLRDTVTRSRANLAAAEAQVLQARATVAEARATRARYQQVAELSGGKVPSKSEMDTAEANLKRAEANEASARAAVVQARATLQSDETNLAKASIRSPIDGVVLARKVEPGQTVAASFQAPVLFTLAEDLARMELQVDVDEADVGQVEIGQKATFTVDAWPGRLYDAVITRVGYGSQVKEGVVSYLTVLEVDNDDLSLRPGMTGTAEITTLRRADVLLVPNAALRFTPPQAGPAEEGQSRGVTGLLMPRLPRQTPKQKETPAGSTQRVWVLRDGRPAEIAVKVGATDGRVTEVTGGDLKPGMEVITEAESAAR; via the coding sequence ATGACCCACCCCAACACCGCGCCGGGCGAGCGCAGCACCGCCGTGAAGGCGCTCGTCGACGCGCGCTCGACTCCCTGGACGCGCCGGCTCATCGGCGCGGCGCTGATCTTGCTCGTGATCGCCGTGGGCGCGTGGCTGCTTCTCGGGCTCGACGACGATGAAGACGCCGCGCGCTACAAGACCGCGCCGGTAACCCGTGGCGAGCTCGTCGTCAGGGTGTCCGCGACGGGCAATCTGCAGCCGACCAACCAGGTCGAGGTCGGCAGCGAGCTGTCGGGCATCGTCGAACGCGTGCTCGTCGACGAGAACGACCGGGTGAAGCGAGGCCAGGTGCTGGCGCGGCTCGACGTTTCCAAGCTGCGCGACACGGTGACGCGGTCGCGGGCCAACCTCGCCGCGGCGGAGGCACAGGTGCTGCAGGCCCGGGCGACCGTCGCCGAAGCACGCGCGACTCGCGCGCGCTACCAGCAGGTCGCCGAGCTCTCGGGCGGCAAGGTGCCATCGAAGAGCGAGATGGACACGGCCGAGGCCAACCTCAAGCGCGCCGAAGCGAACGAGGCGAGCGCGCGGGCGGCGGTCGTGCAGGCGCGCGCGACGCTGCAGTCGGACGAGACCAACCTCGCCAAGGCGAGCATCCGCTCGCCGATCGACGGCGTCGTGCTCGCACGCAAGGTCGAGCCGGGCCAGACCGTCGCGGCGTCTTTCCAGGCGCCGGTGCTGTTCACGCTCGCCGAGGATCTCGCGCGGATGGAACTGCAGGTCGACGTCGACGAGGCCGACGTCGGTCAGGTCGAGATCGGCCAGAAAGCGACCTTCACCGTCGACGCCTGGCCGGGACGGCTATACGACGCGGTCATCACCCGCGTCGGCTACGGCTCGCAGGTGAAGGAGGGCGTCGTCTCCTACCTGACCGTGCTCGAGGTCGACAACGACGATCTGAGCCTGCGCCCCGGCATGACCGGGACGGCCGAGATCACGACGCTGCGGCGGGCCGACGTCTTGCTCGTGCCGAACGCCGCGCTGCGTTTCACGCCGCCGCAGGCGGGCCCCGCCGAGGAAGGCCAGAGCCGGGGCGTGACAGGCCTGCTGATGCCGCGCCTGCCACGGCAGACGCCGAAGCAGAAGGAGACGCCCGCGGGCAGTACGCAGCGCGTATGGGTCCTGCGCGACGGCCGGCCGGCTGAAATCGCCGTCAAGGTCGGCGCGACCGACGGCCGCGTGACCGAAGTCACGGGCGGCGACCTCAAGCCCGGCATGGAAGTCATTACCGAGGCCGAAAGCGCGGCGCGATGA
- a CDS encoding efflux transporter outer membrane subunit, with product MKTRSFVAPALFAFVVLALTGCVTVGPGHVAPEPSLPAHWATPDAQPHAGYVARQSDLGQWWRSLGDPLLVTLVDEALRTGPDVRSAEARLRAARARRAVAGADRFPSVNASGSARHSDSNAQVGSGSMQDLYSVGFDASWELDVFGRVRRSVEAAGADHESSQAELANARVSLAAEVALTYVEVRVLQIRLGIARANLASQTETLQLTDWRAQAGLVSSQDSEQARANLEQTRAQIPSLETSLAEAAYRLDLLLGVPPGTLTPRLATGGELPALPAEVAVGIPADTLRQRPDVRAAERMLAAETARVGVAQAARFPSFSLSGSIGLEALTLGGLSDSGATRSLLAGITAPIFDAGRLRAQVDVQDAVREQARVAYERTVLTALQEVESALVALARNRERSEALAKGAAAARNAADFARQRYSTGLIDFQSVLDTERSVLALEDSLASTRADGVLALIRLYKALGGGWSPAASASQEGPA from the coding sequence ATGAAGACGCGGTCTTTCGTCGCGCCCGCGCTGTTCGCGTTCGTCGTGCTGGCGCTCACGGGCTGCGTCACGGTCGGCCCCGGTCACGTCGCGCCCGAGCCTTCGCTTCCCGCGCACTGGGCGACACCCGACGCGCAGCCGCACGCGGGATACGTCGCCCGGCAATCCGATCTCGGTCAGTGGTGGCGCAGCCTCGGCGATCCGCTCCTTGTCACGCTGGTCGACGAGGCGTTGCGCACCGGGCCCGATGTCCGCAGTGCAGAGGCGCGCCTGCGTGCTGCGCGCGCACGCCGCGCCGTCGCCGGGGCCGACCGCTTTCCGAGCGTGAACGCATCGGGCAGCGCCCGCCACAGCGACTCGAACGCGCAGGTCGGCAGCGGCTCGATGCAGGATCTCTACAGCGTCGGCTTCGATGCCTCGTGGGAACTCGATGTCTTCGGCCGCGTGCGCCGCAGCGTCGAGGCGGCAGGTGCCGACCATGAATCGTCGCAGGCCGAGCTTGCGAACGCGCGCGTCTCGCTCGCCGCCGAGGTGGCGCTGACCTACGTCGAAGTGCGCGTGTTGCAGATCCGCCTCGGCATCGCGCGCGCCAATCTCGCGAGCCAGACCGAAACGCTGCAGTTGACCGACTGGCGCGCGCAGGCGGGGCTCGTCAGCAGCCAGGATTCGGAGCAGGCGCGCGCCAACCTTGAGCAGACGCGGGCGCAGATTCCGAGCCTCGAAACGAGTCTCGCCGAGGCGGCGTACCGGCTCGATCTGCTGCTCGGCGTGCCGCCCGGCACGCTCACGCCGCGCCTCGCAACAGGCGGCGAACTGCCGGCGCTTCCCGCGGAGGTCGCCGTCGGCATCCCTGCCGACACGCTGCGCCAGCGACCCGACGTGCGCGCCGCCGAGCGGATGCTGGCGGCAGAAACCGCGCGCGTCGGCGTCGCCCAGGCGGCACGCTTTCCGTCGTTCAGTCTTTCGGGCTCGATCGGCCTCGAGGCGCTGACGCTCGGCGGGCTGAGCGACAGCGGCGCGACGCGTTCGCTGCTCGCCGGGATTACCGCGCCGATCTTCGACGCCGGGCGCTTGCGCGCGCAGGTCGACGTTCAGGACGCCGTGCGGGAACAGGCGCGGGTCGCGTACGAGCGCACGGTGCTGACGGCGTTGCAGGAGGTCGAAAGCGCGCTGGTCGCGCTCGCGCGCAACCGCGAACGCAGCGAGGCGCTGGCCAAGGGCGCGGCCGCGGCGCGCAACGCGGCGGATTTCGCGCGGCAGCGCTACAGCACCGGACTGATCGATTTCCAGTCGGTGCTCGACACGGAACGCAGCGTGCTCGCGCTCGAAGACAGCCTCGCGAGCACCCGCGCGGACGGCGTTCTGGCGCTGATCCGGCTATACAAGGCACTCGGCGGCGGATGGTCGCCGGCCGCATCCGCTTCGCAAGAGGGCCCCGCATGA
- the adeC gene encoding AdeC/AdeK/OprM family multidrug efflux complex outer membrane factor yields the protein MSRLPSLSVTLAAAFLSACSMMPRYERPAAPVPDAFPGSALASPATADAPPADAIAWRDYFADPHLREVIALALANNRDLRVAALNIERARAQYRIQRADLFPAVSADGSEVAQRLPRTLSTTGDATVVRQYSATIGFSAYELDFFGRIRSLNAEALERYLGTEEARRSAQISLVAEVANTWLLLGFDRERLALARNTYETRQKSHDLTRRSFEAGAVSALDLNQSQTLLQTARADVAQFSAFVAQDANLLALLVGAPVPDTLQPARLPDGVSAVAELPAGVPSEVLARRPDILQAERALRAANASIGAARAAFFPSISLTAEAGTASSTLDGLFESGSGTWRFIPQIRIPIFEAGRLRASLDVAEVQRDINVAQYERAIQAAFREVADALAERATLSERLDARQKQVEATRAGFGLSEARYKSGVDSYLGLLDAQRSLYAAEQALIAERLVDATNRVTLYRTLGGGWR from the coding sequence ATGTCCCGCCTTCCCAGCCTGAGCGTGACGCTCGCCGCAGCGTTCTTGAGCGCGTGCAGCATGATGCCGCGCTACGAGCGGCCCGCCGCGCCCGTCCCGGACGCCTTCCCCGGTTCTGCGCTGGCGAGCCCGGCGACCGCCGACGCACCGCCTGCGGACGCGATCGCTTGGCGCGACTACTTCGCCGACCCGCACCTGCGCGAGGTGATCGCACTCGCGCTCGCCAACAACCGCGACCTGCGCGTCGCGGCGCTCAACATCGAGCGCGCCCGTGCGCAGTACCGGATCCAGCGCGCCGATCTGTTTCCCGCAGTCAGTGCCGACGGCAGCGAAGTCGCGCAACGCTTGCCGCGCACGCTCAGCACGACCGGCGACGCCACGGTGGTGCGCCAGTACAGCGCGACGATTGGTTTTTCGGCTTACGAGCTCGATTTCTTCGGGCGCATCCGCAGCCTCAACGCCGAGGCGCTCGAACGCTACCTCGGCACCGAGGAAGCGCGCCGCAGCGCCCAGATCAGCCTCGTCGCCGAAGTCGCCAACACCTGGCTGTTGCTCGGTTTCGACCGCGAACGCCTCGCGCTCGCGCGCAACACCTACGAAACCCGGCAGAAGTCGCACGATCTCACGCGCCGCAGCTTCGAGGCCGGCGCGGTCTCGGCGCTCGACCTCAACCAGTCGCAGACGCTGCTGCAGACGGCGCGTGCGGACGTGGCGCAGTTCAGCGCCTTCGTCGCGCAGGACGCGAACCTGCTCGCGCTGCTCGTCGGCGCGCCGGTTCCCGACACGCTGCAACCGGCGCGGCTGCCGGACGGTGTTAGCGCGGTCGCCGAGCTGCCGGCCGGCGTGCCGTCGGAGGTGCTGGCCCGCCGGCCGGACATCCTGCAGGCCGAACGTGCGCTGCGGGCGGCGAACGCGAGCATCGGCGCCGCGCGGGCGGCGTTCTTCCCGAGCATCAGTCTGACCGCGGAGGCCGGCACGGCAAGCAGCACGCTCGACGGCCTGTTCGAAAGCGGGTCGGGCACCTGGCGCTTCATCCCGCAGATCCGCATCCCGATTTTCGAGGCCGGGCGCCTGCGCGCGAGTCTCGACGTCGCCGAGGTCCAGCGCGACATCAACGTCGCGCAGTATGAACGCGCGATTCAGGCCGCCTTTCGCGAAGTCGCCGACGCGCTCGCCGAGCGCGCGACGCTCAGCGAGCGTCTCGACGCGCGGCAAAAGCAGGTCGAGGCGACGCGCGCGGGCTTCGGCCTGTCCGAGGCGCGCTACAAGAGCGGCGTCGACAGCTACCTCGGTCTGCTCGACGCGCAGCGCAGCCTCTATGCGGCCGAGCAGGCGCTGATCGCCGAGCGGCTCGTCGACGCGACCAATCGCGTGACGCTCTATCGCACGCTCGGCGGAGGCTGGCGCTGA